A stretch of Hypnocyclicus thermotrophus DNA encodes these proteins:
- the scpB gene encoding SMC-Scp complex subunit ScpB, translating to MQMLNELEAILFLKAKDISMKELANFFELDIEDMKRALFQLKELRKDNGINVKIENEKVSLVTNPNCGEAVYRYFNPEVKPKKLSRAAFETLTIIAYNGPITKSEIEKIRGVNVDGVVSSLHEKKLVKVVGKAEKIGNPNLYEVTEDFCAYLNINSLEELPNYREIREKIKENQENKNNKDGEEIGKNKN from the coding sequence ATGCAGATGTTAAATGAATTAGAAGCTATACTTTTTTTAAAAGCAAAAGATATATCGATGAAAGAACTCGCTAATTTTTTTGAATTAGATATAGAAGATATGAAAAGAGCTTTATTTCAATTAAAAGAATTAAGAAAAGATAATGGAATTAATGTAAAAATAGAAAATGAAAAAGTCTCATTGGTAACAAACCCAAATTGTGGAGAGGCAGTTTATAGATATTTTAATCCAGAAGTAAAACCTAAAAAATTAAGTAGAGCTGCTTTTGAAACTCTTACGATTATAGCATATAATGGACCAATAACTAAAAGTGAAATAGAAAAAATAAGAGGTGTAAATGTAGATGGAGTTGTTTCTTCTTTGCATGAAAAAAAATTAGTTAAAGTAGTTGGAAAAGCTGAAAAAATTGGGAATCCAAATTTATATGAAGTAACAGAAGATTTTTGTGCATATTTAAATATTAATTCTTTAGAAGAATTACCAAATTATCGAGAGATAAGAGAAAAAATTAAAGAAAATCAAGAAAATAAAAATAATAAAGATGGTGAAGAGATTGGAAAAAATAAGAATTAA
- a CDS encoding rod shape-determining protein: MKRIFNNVFGVFSEDLGIDLGTANTLVCLKNKGIVLNEPSVVAINVKSKKIYEVGAKAKKMIGKTPANIEAIRPLKNGVIADYEITEKMLREFYKIVHKRKFLTKPRVVICVPAGVTQVEKRAVMDVTLEAGAREAYLIEEPMAAAIGAGLEIFEPEGSMIVDIGGGTTEIAVISLGGIVKTTSVRIAGNKFDEAIVQYVRQKHNLLIGEKTAEEIKLNVATAMELSEDIECEVRGRNVLNGLPRNITIKANEIKEALEELISQIIEEIKLTLEKTPPELSADIYQKGIVLAGGGGLIRELDKKISESLNVPVILAENPLNCVVMGIEKLLNDFDRYKEVIISPETDY; the protein is encoded by the coding sequence ATGAAAAGAATATTTAACAACGTATTTGGAGTTTTTTCAGAAGATTTAGGGATAGATTTAGGAACAGCAAATACATTAGTGTGCTTAAAGAATAAAGGGATAGTTTTAAATGAACCATCAGTAGTAGCTATTAACGTAAAAAGTAAAAAAATCTATGAAGTAGGCGCAAAAGCAAAAAAAATGATAGGGAAAACTCCCGCAAATATAGAAGCTATAAGACCTCTTAAAAATGGAGTTATAGCCGATTATGAAATCACAGAAAAAATGCTTAGAGAGTTTTATAAGATAGTTCATAAGAGAAAATTTTTAACAAAACCTAGAGTAGTAATATGTGTACCAGCTGGAGTAACTCAAGTAGAAAAGAGGGCGGTTATGGATGTAACATTAGAAGCTGGAGCAAGAGAAGCGTATCTTATAGAAGAACCTATGGCTGCAGCAATAGGAGCAGGACTTGAGATATTCGAACCAGAAGGTAGTATGATAGTAGATATTGGAGGAGGGACTACAGAAATAGCTGTAATATCTCTTGGAGGGATAGTAAAAACTACTTCTGTAAGAATAGCTGGGAATAAATTTGATGAAGCAATAGTCCAATATGTAAGACAAAAACATAATTTGTTAATAGGAGAAAAAACAGCTGAAGAAATAAAATTAAATGTTGCTACAGCAATGGAACTTAGTGAAGATATAGAATGTGAAGTAAGAGGAAGAAATGTGTTAAATGGATTACCAAGAAATATCACAATAAAAGCAAATGAAATAAAAGAAGCGTTAGAAGAGCTTATATCTCAAATTATAGAAGAAATAAAATTAACATTAGAAAAAACACCACCAGAATTATCAGCGGATATTTATCAAAAAGGAATAGTTTTAGCTGGTGGAGGGGGACTTATTAGAGAATTAGATAAAAAAATATCTGAAAGTTTAAATGTACCAGTAATTTTAGCTGAAAATCCTTTAAATTGTGTTGTGATGGGAATTGAAAAATTATTAAATGATTTTGATAGATATAAAGAAGTAATAATATCACCAGAAACAGATTATTAA
- a CDS encoding nucleoside triphosphate pyrophosphatase: MILASKSPRRKEILEKIFKNIDIKTKEVEEVSDKNDVLEQIMDIANKKAIEVAKQNKTSYILAADTVVVYDNMVLGKPQNKEEAKKYLKMLSGNTHNVITAYSFLNIEKNIKILNYEITKVTFKKLDNELIKWYINQGEPLDKAGAYGIQEKGNLLVEKIEGDFYNVMGFPLSKFVSDLREKLLYDLLQIENL; this comes from the coding sequence ATGATATTAGCGTCTAAATCTCCACGAAGAAAAGAAATATTAGAAAAAATATTTAAAAATATTGACATAAAAACAAAAGAAGTAGAAGAAGTAAGTGATAAAAATGATGTTTTAGAACAGATAATGGATATAGCAAATAAAAAAGCTATTGAAGTGGCAAAACAAAATAAAACTAGTTATATATTAGCTGCAGATACAGTTGTAGTATATGATAATATGGTTCTAGGGAAACCCCAAAATAAAGAAGAAGCTAAAAAATATTTAAAAATGTTGTCAGGAAATACCCATAATGTAATAACAGCATATTCGTTTTTAAATATAGAAAAAAATATAAAAATATTAAATTATGAAATAACAAAAGTAACATTTAAAAAACTAGACAATGAACTTATAAAATGGTATATTAACCAAGGAGAACCTTTGGATAAGGCAGGAGCTTATGGTATACAAGAAAAAGGGAATTTATTAGTTGAAAAGATAGAAGGAGATTTTTATAATGTAATGGGATTTCCTTTATCAAAATTTGTTAGTGATCTAAGAGAAAAATTATTATATGATTTATTACAAATAGAAAATTTATAA
- a CDS encoding SoxR reducing system RseC family protein — MKNKGIITEINNNEIKVNLFKDSACSHCSGCSDGDKMSCEYTFKTNTTGLKEGDIIDFEMNNNSLLKLGLTVYILPIFLLFFMYFLGSLIKLSQGANILFSFLGLIIYFIILFVIEKIYGKNFLNQNIKISKGE, encoded by the coding sequence ATGAAAAATAAAGGAATAATTACTGAAATAAATAATAACGAAATAAAAGTAAATTTATTTAAAGATAGTGCTTGTAGCCATTGTTCTGGTTGCAGTGATGGAGATAAAATGTCATGTGAATATACTTTTAAAACAAATACTACTGGATTAAAAGAAGGAGATATAATTGACTTTGAAATGAATAACAACTCATTATTAAAACTTGGACTTACTGTTTATATTCTTCCTATATTTTTATTATTTTTTATGTATTTTTTAGGTAGTTTAATAAAATTATCTCAAGGAGCTAATATTTTATTTAGTTTTTTAGGTCTTATTATATATTTTATTATTCTTTTTGTAATAGAAAAAATATATGGTAAAAACTTTTTAAACCAAAATATAAAAATTTCAAAAGGTGAGTAA
- a CDS encoding LysR family transcriptional regulator, whose product MDLHYLKIFYEVANEGSFTKAANKLYINQSAVSIQIKKFEELLNTKLFDRSSKKIKLTYSGEVLYKIAEEIFQKVKRAEKEIERIVVYDKAKIVIGSTHLIGEQMLPRILRQFVMNYPEIEFDLIIKDRTPLIKDLKEGKVDVALMGTYYVKDKELEVIEIANYPFVIIYNEEIDDPTELAEKKLIMRNDSPLTRKNIANFEKKYKVSLDDKISVQGSIETIKNLVKEGFGYTVLPYYSVYLEIEKGEFKVIEEFDNNDGYQLVVTKDKYDKKEIQKFIKQLKEFRI is encoded by the coding sequence ATGGATTTACATTATTTAAAAATATTTTATGAAGTAGCAAATGAAGGTAGTTTTACTAAAGCTGCAAATAAGTTATACATAAATCAATCAGCGGTATCTATTCAAATTAAAAAATTTGAAGAGCTTTTAAATACAAAACTTTTTGATAGAAGTTCTAAAAAAATTAAGTTAACTTATTCTGGAGAAGTATTATATAAAATAGCCGAAGAAATATTTCAAAAAGTTAAAAGAGCAGAAAAAGAGATAGAAAGAATTGTTGTATATGATAAAGCAAAAATTGTAATAGGATCAACACATCTTATTGGTGAGCAAATGCTTCCAAGAATTTTAAGACAATTTGTAATGAATTATCCTGAAATTGAATTTGATTTAATAATAAAAGATCGAACACCACTTATTAAAGATTTAAAAGAAGGAAAAGTAGATGTTGCTTTGATGGGAACATATTATGTAAAAGATAAGGAATTAGAAGTTATAGAAATAGCAAATTATCCTTTTGTAATTATTTATAATGAAGAGATAGATGATCCTACTGAACTTGCAGAAAAAAAATTAATTATGAGAAATGATAGCCCATTAACGAGAAAAAATATTGCTAATTTTGAAAAAAAATATAAAGTAAGTTTAGATGATAAAATTTCAGTACAAGGAAGTATTGAAACAATAAAAAATCTTGTTAAAGAAGGATTTGGATATACAGTATTACCTTATTACTCAGTTTATTTAGAGATAGAAAAAGGTGAATTTAAAGTTATAGAAGAATTTGATAATAATGATGGATATCAGTTAGTTGTAACTAAAGATAAATACGATAAAAAAGAGATACAAAAATTTATAAAACAATTAAAAGAATTTAGAATATAA
- a CDS encoding valine--tRNA ligase has product MKDMAKTYSPNEIEDKWYKKWEKNKYFAATLDNEKEGYSIVIPPPNVTGILHMGHVLNNSIQDTLVRWKRMSGYNTLWMPGTDHAGIATQNKVERKLATENLTKEDLGREKFIEEVWKWKEEHGGIITKQLRKLGASLDWDRERFTMDEGLSDAVKEIFIKLYEDGLIYQGEYMVNWCPRCTTALADDEVEHIDKEGRIWEIKYPIKDSEDYLVIATTRPETMLGDTGVAVHPEDERYKHLIGKSVVLPLLNREISIVADDYVDMEFGTGVVKMTPAHDPNDFEVGERQNLEILNIMTDTGKINENGGKYKGLDRFEARKEILKDLEELGLLVGSKVHNHAVGHCYRCDTVVEPRVSKQWFVKMKPLAEKALEVVRNGEVKIIPKRWEKVYFNWLENIRDWCISRQIWWGHRIPAYYAEDGTMFVARNMEEAKAKAKEKFGKEVELTQETDVLDTWFSSALWPFSTMGWPEKTPELDMFYPTATIVTGADILFFWIARMIMMGLYEMKEVPFKTVYLHGIVRDEQGRKMSKSLGNSPDPLDLIEKYGADAIRFTMIYNTSQGQDVFFSEKLIEMGRNFANKIWNASRFVLMNLEGFDKNSINKDELNLELVDKWIYSRLNTTIKEVNEKLEKHILDEAAKIVYEFLRGDFCDWYVEIAKIRLYNSNDEIGKKTAQYVLWDILEKGLRLLHPFMPFITEEIWQNLNTGKETIMLEAYPVLNNNKINKNIEKDFEYIQTLVSSIRNIRAEMNISPAKDLEVLIKSSVENELKVLEENSIFIKNLAKLSNLKYGRNMERPASSGFRVANGSELYVPLEGILDLDAEIKKITMQIEKIEKELAKVNGKLNNEKFVSKAPTAIIEREKKIQKEYEDKLSKLKANLESFK; this is encoded by the coding sequence ATGAAAGATATGGCTAAAACTTATTCTCCAAATGAAATTGAGGATAAGTGGTATAAAAAATGGGAAAAAAATAAATATTTTGCGGCTACATTAGATAACGAAAAAGAGGGATATAGTATAGTTATTCCACCACCAAATGTAACAGGAATTTTACATATGGGGCATGTATTAAATAATTCTATTCAAGATACACTTGTAAGATGGAAAAGAATGAGTGGATATAATACTTTATGGATGCCAGGAACTGATCATGCAGGGATAGCTACTCAAAATAAAGTAGAAAGAAAATTAGCTACTGAAAATTTAACGAAAGAAGATTTAGGAAGAGAGAAATTCATAGAAGAAGTATGGAAATGGAAAGAAGAGCATGGTGGAATAATAACTAAACAACTTAGAAAATTAGGTGCTTCTCTTGATTGGGATAGAGAAAGATTTACAATGGATGAGGGACTTTCAGATGCAGTTAAAGAGATTTTTATAAAATTATATGAAGATGGACTTATTTATCAAGGGGAATATATGGTGAATTGGTGTCCTAGATGTACTACAGCACTTGCTGATGATGAAGTAGAGCATATAGATAAAGAAGGACGAATATGGGAAATAAAATATCCTATAAAAGATAGTGAAGATTATTTAGTAATAGCTACTACAAGACCAGAAACTATGCTTGGTGATACAGGGGTAGCTGTTCATCCAGAAGATGAAAGATATAAACATCTTATAGGGAAATCAGTTGTTTTACCATTATTAAATAGAGAAATATCAATAGTAGCAGACGATTATGTAGATATGGAATTTGGGACAGGTGTAGTAAAAATGACACCAGCACATGATCCTAATGATTTTGAAGTAGGAGAAAGACAAAATTTAGAAATTTTAAATATAATGACAGATACTGGAAAGATAAATGAAAATGGTGGAAAATATAAAGGACTTGATAGATTTGAAGCAAGAAAAGAAATTTTAAAAGATCTTGAAGAATTAGGATTATTAGTAGGAAGTAAAGTTCATAATCACGCTGTAGGACATTGCTATAGATGCGATACAGTAGTAGAACCTAGAGTATCAAAACAATGGTTTGTAAAAATGAAACCTCTTGCTGAAAAAGCACTTGAAGTAGTAAGAAATGGTGAAGTAAAAATAATTCCTAAAAGATGGGAAAAAGTATATTTTAATTGGCTTGAAAATATAAGAGATTGGTGTATTTCTAGACAGATATGGTGGGGACATAGAATACCAGCATATTATGCAGAAGATGGAACGATGTTTGTAGCTAGAAATATGGAAGAAGCTAAAGCTAAAGCAAAAGAAAAATTTGGTAAAGAAGTAGAACTTACTCAAGAAACAGATGTACTTGATACATGGTTTTCATCAGCACTTTGGCCTTTTTCAACTATGGGATGGCCGGAAAAAACACCTGAATTAGATATGTTTTATCCAACAGCAACAATAGTAACAGGAGCAGATATATTATTTTTTTGGATTGCTAGAATGATAATGATGGGATTATATGAAATGAAAGAAGTACCATTTAAAACAGTGTACTTACATGGTATAGTAAGAGATGAACAAGGTAGAAAAATGTCGAAATCATTAGGAAATTCTCCAGATCCTCTTGATTTAATAGAAAAATATGGGGCAGATGCTATTAGGTTTACAATGATATATAATACTTCTCAAGGTCAAGATGTATTTTTTTCTGAAAAACTTATTGAAATGGGAAGAAATTTTGCTAATAAGATATGGAATGCATCAAGATTTGTACTTATGAATCTAGAAGGTTTTGATAAGAATAGTATAAATAAAGATGAGTTAAATCTTGAGTTAGTCGATAAATGGATATATTCAAGATTAAATACTACAATTAAAGAAGTTAATGAAAAATTAGAAAAACATATTTTAGATGAAGCAGCTAAAATAGTATATGAATTTTTAAGGGGAGATTTTTGTGATTGGTATGTAGAAATAGCTAAAATAAGATTATATAATTCAAATGATGAAATAGGTAAAAAAACAGCTCAATATGTTCTTTGGGATATATTAGAAAAAGGGCTTAGATTATTACATCCATTTATGCCGTTTATAACAGAAGAAATTTGGCAAAATTTAAATACTGGAAAAGAAACTATTATGTTAGAAGCTTATCCAGTATTAAATAATAATAAAATTAATAAAAACATTGAAAAAGATTTTGAATATATTCAAACATTAGTAAGTTCAATAAGAAATATAAGAGCAGAAATGAATATATCACCAGCAAAAGATTTAGAAGTTTTAATAAAAAGTAGTGTAGAAAACGAATTAAAAGTATTAGAAGAAAATAGTATTTTTATAAAAAATCTGGCAAAATTATCTAATTTAAAATACGGAAGAAATATGGAAAGACCAGCAAGTTCAGGATTTAGAGTAGCAAATGGAAGTGAACTATATGTACCTTTAGAAGGAATATTAGATTTGGATGCAGAAATTAAAAAAATAACTATGCAAATAGAGAAAATAGAAAAAGAGTTAGCTAAGGTAAATGGTAAGTTAAATAATGAAAAATTTGTTTCAAAAGCCCCAACTGCAATTATAGAAAGAGAGAAAAAAATACAAAAAGAATATGAAGATAAATTATCTAAATTAAAAGCCAATTTGGAAAGTTTTAAATAG
- a CDS encoding FAD-dependent oxidoreductase: MEKILIIGGVAAGATAGAKARRVSSDAEITILESGNDISFANCGLPYYIGGDIKNRSKLILESPESFYDKYQIKVDIHTTATEIDRKNKIVYAVDSRTGEKREYEYTKLILAQGGRPIAPPIPGAKENHVFQLWTLDDMDKIHSYIEDEEPQSAVVVGGGFIGLEMAEALVKRGLKVSLVEMQPHVMALMEAEIAGFIQKELISYGVELYTNKSVTEISRKNVVLNDGNKIDADMVIMSIGVKPTLKLAQETGLAIGEAGGLLVDSYLKTSDENIFAAGDMVELEHRVSGKKVRIPLAGPANRQGRIAAENALGGNHKYSGSIGTSIVRVFEAVAGITGLSLKAARKFGINADAITVHKEHHTSYYPGSKDVTVTIVYDKETGVILGGQTAGYQGADRRLDVLAVATATGRTIYELADVDFAYSPPLGTANDVINMAAYAAENRITGYSPSLTVAELDEYLENKNALWIDVRDLFAYEKANVQGAKNIPLEVFATKLNEIPKDKLIILYDYNGKKGHQALRTLIGAGYKNVINVSGGFMSIANYAMAITPKNFDVNLEEIEKKDINEIEKEEIKEEKVKETKKVDLNEPLIVDVRTTGEFLSGAYPGAINIPLDELLNRVDELGPKNRKIILYCASGSRSSYAISILSRLGFTNLENGGGIMHMMMNRR; this comes from the coding sequence ATGGAAAAAATATTAATAATCGGAGGAGTTGCTGCAGGAGCAACAGCAGGAGCAAAAGCTAGAAGAGTATCAAGTGACGCTGAAATAACAATATTAGAATCAGGAAATGATATATCATTTGCAAATTGTGGATTACCATATTATATTGGAGGAGATATAAAAAATAGATCAAAATTGATTTTAGAAAGTCCAGAAAGTTTTTATGATAAATATCAAATAAAAGTAGATATTCATACGACAGCTACTGAAATTGACAGAAAGAATAAAATAGTTTATGCTGTAGATTCAAGAACAGGAGAAAAAAGAGAGTATGAGTATACAAAACTTATACTTGCACAAGGAGGACGTCCTATAGCACCTCCAATTCCAGGAGCAAAAGAAAATCATGTGTTTCAACTTTGGACATTGGATGATATGGATAAAATCCATTCATATATAGAGGATGAAGAACCACAATCAGCTGTTGTTGTTGGTGGAGGATTTATTGGTCTTGAAATGGCTGAAGCATTAGTAAAAAGAGGATTAAAAGTATCATTAGTAGAAATGCAACCACATGTAATGGCACTAATGGAAGCAGAGATAGCTGGATTTATTCAAAAAGAATTAATATCGTATGGTGTAGAACTTTATACAAATAAAAGTGTAACTGAAATCTCTCGAAAAAATGTTGTATTAAATGATGGAAATAAAATAGATGCAGATATGGTAATAATGTCAATAGGAGTAAAACCAACATTAAAACTTGCGCAAGAAACAGGGCTTGCTATTGGAGAGGCTGGTGGATTATTAGTTGATTCATATTTAAAAACAAGCGATGAAAATATATTTGCTGCAGGTGATATGGTAGAATTAGAACATAGAGTAAGTGGTAAAAAAGTAAGAATACCTCTTGCAGGACCTGCAAATAGACAAGGAAGAATAGCTGCAGAAAATGCATTAGGTGGAAACCATAAATATAGTGGATCAATAGGGACATCTATTGTTAGGGTATTTGAAGCGGTTGCAGGAATTACAGGATTATCTTTAAAAGCAGCTCGAAAATTTGGAATAAATGCAGATGCAATTACAGTTCATAAAGAACATCATACTTCATATTATCCAGGGTCAAAAGATGTAACTGTAACTATTGTTTATGATAAAGAAACAGGAGTGATTTTAGGAGGACAGACAGCTGGATATCAAGGAGCGGATAGAAGACTAGATGTTCTTGCAGTTGCAACAGCAACAGGTCGTACTATTTATGAATTAGCAGATGTTGATTTTGCTTACTCACCACCACTTGGAACTGCTAATGATGTTATAAATATGGCAGCATATGCAGCAGAAAATAGAATAACTGGATATTCTCCATCTTTAACAGTAGCTGAATTAGATGAATATTTAGAAAATAAAAATGCACTATGGATAGATGTAAGAGACTTATTTGCATATGAAAAAGCAAATGTTCAAGGAGCTAAAAATATACCACTTGAAGTATTTGCTACAAAATTAAATGAAATTCCTAAAGATAAATTAATAATTTTATATGATTATAATGGTAAAAAAGGACATCAAGCATTAAGAACATTAATTGGAGCTGGATATAAAAATGTAATTAATGTAAGTGGAGGATTTATGAGTATAGCTAATTATGCTATGGCAATAACTCCTAAAAATTTTGATGTGAATTTAGAAGAAATAGAAAAAAAAGATATTAATGAAATAGAAAAAGAAGAAATAAAAGAAGAAAAAGTAAAAGAGACTAAAAAAGTAGATTTAAACGAACCTTTAATTGTTGATGTTAGAACAACAGGAGAATTTTTAAGTGGAGCATATCCTGGAGCTATAAATATACCTTTAGATGAATTATTAAATAGAGTAGATGAATTAGGACCTAAAAATAGAAAAATAATATTATATTGTGCTTCTGGAAGTAGAAGTTCATACGCTATATCAATTTTATCAAGATTAGGATTTACAAATCTTGAAAATGGTGGCGGAATAATGCATATGATGATGAATAGAAGATAG
- a CDS encoding VIT1/CCC1 transporter family protein, which translates to MTIDKNIIRKFMQEEYEGYLVYKKLAKLEKNLENSKILDNIGEEELKHLETWKTLLNEKPKIRIFKVWFYIFIARFLGLTFGIKLMEINEDKGKNAYLEILKNNLDKDLATNIQKMIDDEDKHEKLLINMINEEKLDYIGSIVLGLNDALVELTGTLAGLTFALKNTKLIAMSGLITGIAASFSMAASEYLATKAEGDDDALKSSIYTGIAYIFTVIILALPYLVLKSYSSALILTLIFALLIILVFNFYISIAKDYNFIHRFLEMALLSMGVAGLSFIIGIIVKNLLGVEI; encoded by the coding sequence ATGACTATCGATAAAAATATTATAAGAAAATTTATGCAAGAAGAGTATGAAGGTTATTTAGTTTATAAAAAACTAGCAAAACTCGAAAAAAATCTAGAAAATTCTAAAATTTTAGATAATATAGGAGAAGAAGAATTAAAACATTTAGAAACTTGGAAAACACTTTTAAATGAAAAACCTAAAATTAGGATTTTTAAAGTATGGTTTTATATTTTTATTGCTAGATTTTTAGGTCTTACTTTTGGTATAAAATTAATGGAAATAAATGAAGATAAAGGAAAAAATGCTTATTTAGAAATATTAAAAAATAACTTAGATAAAGATCTAGCAACTAATATTCAAAAAATGATTGATGATGAAGACAAACATGAAAAATTACTTATTAATATGATAAATGAAGAAAAGTTGGATTATATTGGTTCTATTGTTCTTGGACTTAATGATGCTCTTGTTGAACTTACTGGAACTCTGGCCGGACTTACTTTTGCATTGAAAAATACAAAATTAATCGCTATGTCTGGATTAATTACTGGAATTGCAGCTTCGTTTTCTATGGCTGCAAGTGAATATTTAGCGACAAAAGCAGAAGGCGATGATGATGCATTAAAATCTAGTATTTATACAGGAATTGCATATATTTTTACTGTTATAATTCTAGCTTTACCATATCTTGTATTAAAAAGTTATTCTTCAGCCCTTATACTTACATTAATATTTGCTTTACTTATTATTTTAGTATTTAATTTCTATATTTCTATTGCAAAAGATTATAATTTTATACATAGATTTTTAGAAATGGCACTTTTAAGTATGGGTGTTGCAGGTTTATCATTTATTATTGGAATAATCGTAAAAAATTTATTAGGAGTAGAAATATAG
- a CDS encoding Cof-type HAD-IIB family hydrolase, protein MKNIKLIVCDLDGTLLNSNHEISDFNIEILKKLKKNGLEIILASGRSYEAMLPTINKLNLTNEIISYNGAAIYKNNNLIFQKVLSKNISKELINIGKTKNIYFHAFHNFKWYIEEFTNEAKEYKERSGLQEHYIDFSTLENPNFLKLMYISSKENIDILEKFLKEKYKNTIYLGRSNDNFLEVMHKNVSKANALKQILKNKNFNTENIMAFGDGFNDYEMLKYAKIGVVMDNANKKLKSLIKYKTISNDENGVGIFLKKFFNL, encoded by the coding sequence ATGAAAAATATTAAATTAATTGTGTGTGACCTCGATGGTACTTTACTAAATAGTAATCATGAAATATCTGATTTTAACATAGAAATATTAAAAAAATTAAAAAAAAATGGACTTGAAATAATTTTAGCTAGTGGTAGAAGTTATGAGGCTATGCTACCTACTATAAATAAACTAAATCTAACTAATGAAATTATTAGTTATAATGGTGCTGCCATCTATAAAAATAATAATTTGATTTTTCAAAAAGTTTTATCTAAAAATATTTCTAAAGAACTTATTAATATAGGAAAAACAAAAAATATCTACTTCCATGCTTTTCATAATTTCAAGTGGTATATTGAGGAGTTTACAAATGAAGCCAAAGAATACAAAGAACGTTCGGGCTTACAAGAACATTATATAGATTTTTCTACTCTAGAAAATCCAAATTTTCTTAAATTAATGTATATCTCTTCAAAAGAAAATATAGATATCTTAGAAAAATTTTTAAAAGAAAAATACAAAAATACAATATATTTAGGTCGTTCTAATGATAATTTTCTTGAAGTTATGCATAAAAACGTCTCAAAAGCTAATGCATTAAAACAAATATTAAAAAATAAAAATTTTAACACTGAAAATATCATGGCTTTTGGTGATGGTTTTAATGACTATGAAATGTTGAAATATGCTAAAATAGGTGTTGTTATGGATAACGCTAATAAAAAATTAAAATCTCTTATAAAATATAAAACTATTTCTAATGATGAGAATGGTGTAGGTATATTTTTAAAAAAATTTTTTAATTTATAA
- a CDS encoding fumarate hydratase: MRKIEKKLIIEEVAKLCVDANHNIPLDVISKLKISKDNEKNKLGKNVLEEIIKNDEIASREKMAMCQDTGLAVVFLEIGREIYFDFDIYEAINEGVKKGYSEGYLRKSIVRSPIFRENTKTNTPAVIHTKLVAGDKLKIIFAPKGGGSENMSTVKMMKPSDGIGGIKNFVIDFVKNAGGNPCPPIIVGIGIGGNFEKSAILAKEALFRKIDDINEDKELAKIENELLEEINKLNIGPMGFGGDTTALAVKIKSHPCHIASMPVAININCHAARHKERII; the protein is encoded by the coding sequence ATGAGAAAAATAGAAAAAAAATTAATAATAGAAGAAGTAGCAAAACTTTGTGTAGATGCAAATCATAATATACCATTAGATGTCATAAGCAAATTAAAAATATCAAAAGATAACGAAAAAAATAAGTTGGGTAAAAATGTATTAGAGGAAATAATAAAAAATGATGAGATAGCTAGTAGAGAAAAGATGGCAATGTGTCAAGACACAGGATTAGCAGTAGTATTTCTAGAAATAGGAAGAGAAATATATTTTGACTTTGATATATATGAAGCTATAAATGAAGGAGTAAAAAAAGGTTATAGTGAAGGATATTTAAGAAAATCGATTGTAAGAAGTCCTATATTTAGAGAAAATACAAAAACAAACACGCCAGCAGTTATTCATACAAAATTAGTAGCTGGAGATAAATTAAAAATTATTTTTGCTCCAAAAGGTGGTGGTAGTGAAAATATGAGTACTGTTAAAATGATGAAGCCATCTGATGGTATAGGAGGAATTAAAAACTTTGTAATAGATTTTGTAAAAAATGCAGGTGGGAATCCATGTCCACCGATAATAGTAGGAATTGGAATAGGTGGGAATTTTGAAAAATCAGCTATTTTAGCAAAAGAAGCGCTTTTTAGAAAAATAGATGATATAAATGAAGATAAAGAATTAGCTAAAATAGAAAATGAATTATTAGAAGAAATAAATAAGTTGAATATAGGGCCTATGGGATTTGGTGGTGATACAACAGCACTTGCTGTAAAAATAAAATCCCATCCATGTCATATAGCATCGATGCCAGTAGCTATAAATATAAATTGCCATGCTGCTAGGCATAAAGAGAGAATAATATAA